The genomic window GCTGAGAATAAAAAAACTGTCATTATGAGAAAAACCCAATCAGTTGATTTTGATGGCGACACCGTTGATGGTAAAGGTCGAAATCCTGATGGCGCCTATTTAGTACAAAAACGCTCAGTTGATTTTATACCACTCTACAAAATACGTGAGCATTTTGATAAGAATATTAAAGCTAGTATTGACTACCTAAAATGAGGATGAAGTCATGCATGCATTGAAAATTAGAATGCCCTTGATGGTGCGACATACGGTAAAAGGCCGTCAGGTGCGCGTTCATCAATTTCGTGGCCCTGAGCGTATGATTGGTACTGCGCGGGGTTCTGACATTCGATTGCTTACAAAGGGTATCTCAGGTGTTGTGTGCATGATTGAAAGACGTCCTCAAGGATGGTTTATCGTAGATCTTGGGAGTCAGCCAGACGTAAAAATCGATGGAAAGCCCTTTGTCGAACATATGATTACTGAGAAATGCGTTCTACAAATCGGTGAAAATAATTTGGAGTTTAATCTTCAAAAGAAACGCCGTGAAATCTTCACTGATCAACAAGATCTTCAAGGTAATCACAAGTTATCAGTTATGAAGTGGCGCGGTCGTATATTAACTACAACCCAAAATGCTTCGGAGCTGATTCCTTATAAGTCATTAGATAATGTTGAAATCTCACAGTTTAATTTGCCAATACCTAAGGTCATTGAAAAAGAAAATTTTACGATTGATCCGCATCTTAAACGCCCGATGCAGGGAACCTTTTTGGCTATACTGTTGTTTTTTGTTTTTCTGATTGGCATACCGATGCCTAAAAAAGAACTCGAAAAACCAAAAGATAATGTTTATACACGCATGATTTTTGACAGCAAAGTGCTTAATCAAAAACGTAAACAACTTGTCAGTCATGGTGTGAAAACTCAAACAGGTACTGGTGCTGGCAACGGCAGTTTGTCTGAAGGCCAAAAAGGTGCAAAGGCTCAGGTTAATAAAGCTGTGAGCTCATTACGTAAAGCAGGTTTGCAATCAGTGATTAGTAAAATTGCTTCTCGTGCAGCAGCCAATGCAAAACTCATTGCTGTTCTTGCGGGAACTCCACAAGCAGATGCGAGTATACCGTCGCAAATGGGTGGAATCGCACCCTCCAGTGTTATCGATAACAAGCAAGGCATCACAGGAAATAATAAAGGTTTTAAAATGGGCGCCATTGGCACCGGAGGCAAGGGTGGCGGCACAGGTGGATACAAAGCTGGCACAGGGTTAGGTACCGGTAGTGTCGGTAATGGTGAGGTTGGAATCGACGATGAAGAATCAATAGTAGAAGGTGGACTTGATCGTGAAGTCATTGCTGCAGTAATACGAGAACATTTAGGGCAGATTCGCTACTGTTATGAGCGACAACTCTCTGCAAGCCCTGATCTTTATGGAAAAGTAAAAATTAAATTTAGTATTGATGCTGGTGGACTTGTTGACACGCAATCCATTGGTCAAACAACTTTAAAAAACGCGATGGTAGAGGAATGTATTTTGAGGCGCATCGCCACATGGAAGTTCCCTAAGCCAAAAGGCGGGACAAAAGTTCTTGTCTCTTACCCGTTCTTATTTAAGAGCGTTCAGTAAGAGTCATAGAGCATTGGAGGATATATGCGTACTCTCAATATATTAGGCACACTTGTGTGTCTTTTACTCGTACTTGTATGTGAGTCCACAGAGGCTCGAACTAATAAGTATGATCGTGGAAGTTCTAAGAAAAGTGATAGTGCTCTAAAAGATTCAGCACCCGCTGAAACTGATAAGGCCACTTCGGCGACGTCTTCTCCGGGTAATGCTGAGAAAAAGATCGATATCAGTGATCTTGAAAATAAGTATTGGACAGCAAAAGATACTGAATTCAATGTTGTTCA from Oligoflexia bacterium includes these protein-coding regions:
- a CDS encoding AgmX/PglI C-terminal domain-containing protein, which gives rise to MHALKIRMPLMVRHTVKGRQVRVHQFRGPERMIGTARGSDIRLLTKGISGVVCMIERRPQGWFIVDLGSQPDVKIDGKPFVEHMITEKCVLQIGENNLEFNLQKKRREIFTDQQDLQGNHKLSVMKWRGRILTTTQNASELIPYKSLDNVEISQFNLPIPKVIEKENFTIDPHLKRPMQGTFLAILLFFVFLIGIPMPKKELEKPKDNVYTRMIFDSKVLNQKRKQLVSHGVKTQTGTGAGNGSLSEGQKGAKAQVNKAVSSLRKAGLQSVISKIASRAAANAKLIAVLAGTPQADASIPSQMGGIAPSSVIDNKQGITGNNKGFKMGAIGTGGKGGGTGGYKAGTGLGTGSVGNGEVGIDDEESIVEGGLDREVIAAVIREHLGQIRYCYERQLSASPDLYGKVKIKFSIDAGGLVDTQSIGQTTLKNAMVEECILRRIATWKFPKPKGGTKVLVSYPFLFKSVQ